A stretch of the Paenibacillus dendritiformis genome encodes the following:
- a CDS encoding LysR family transcriptional regulator codes for MDVRQLRYFIAIAEERTITAAARRLHIAQPPLSQQLKALERELGVQLITRGRKGLELTEAGQALYRHAAMLLKQLEETEQIVRDIGGGTQGTLKIGVNTLSDRRLPDWLRAFRSSRPEMRYKIHQNDSRQLCKLVKERDIELALIRLPLDLTEFCVHPFPAEPFYFLAGRSFEPPHREASLRDIAAAPLLLPSTEGLGVYQVIMDAFRQSRLEAHILGECSDISLLMELVSTGFCMSIVPLTVQGRWAEENIQAFPLPEIRGASALIWLKDHHLSQAAQQFIEIVSR; via the coding sequence ATGGATGTAAGGCAGCTTCGCTATTTCATCGCTATCGCGGAGGAACGGACGATTACGGCGGCGGCCCGGCGGCTTCACATCGCCCAGCCGCCGCTCAGCCAGCAGCTGAAGGCGCTGGAGCGGGAGCTGGGGGTGCAATTGATCACCCGCGGCCGCAAAGGGCTGGAGCTGACCGAGGCGGGCCAAGCCCTCTATCGGCACGCGGCAATGCTGCTCAAGCAATTGGAGGAAACGGAACAGATCGTGCGGGATATCGGAGGCGGCACGCAAGGGACGCTCAAAATCGGCGTCAACACGCTGTCCGATCGCCGCCTGCCGGACTGGCTTCGGGCCTTCCGGTCGTCCCGTCCCGAGATGAGATACAAGATTCACCAGAACGACTCGCGCCAGCTGTGCAAGCTGGTGAAGGAACGGGATATTGAACTCGCCCTGATCCGGCTTCCACTCGATCTGACGGAGTTCTGCGTTCACCCCTTCCCCGCCGAGCCCTTCTATTTCCTGGCCGGACGCTCCTTCGAGCCCCCGCATCGGGAAGCGTCGCTGCGGGATATAGCTGCCGCTCCGCTTCTGCTGCCCAGCACGGAAGGGCTCGGCGTCTATCAGGTCATTATGGACGCGTTCCGCCAGTCCCGCCTCGAGGCTCATATCCTCGGGGAATGCTCCGATATTTCGCTATTGATGGAGCTCGTCTCCACCGGCTTCTGCATGAGCATCGTGCCGCTGACCGTGCAAGGCCGCTGGGCGGAGGAGAACATCCAGGCGTTCCCTCTTCCCGAGATTCGCGGCGCTTCGGCTTTAATCTGGCTGAAGGATCATCATTTGTCCCAAGCGGCGCAGCAGTTCATCGAGATCGTGTCGCGATAA
- a CDS encoding YwhD family protein: MESSDKKMKKPLALNVVSGTKHKGFGAGSIDLNNVSPVIIDEGRAYIDMGAMHAKSKVERGIKFSPNREDVPNGRRCWIVWVAVDRTAEGTSYGGVAACEMLIDSEARRGWKILADHVNNMDYAMKRRILVDGLDAEEKAALRELLMTHNAEWWERSSEELKSKLA, encoded by the coding sequence ATGGAATCTTCCGATAAGAAGATGAAGAAGCCCCTCGCGCTTAATGTCGTGAGCGGCACTAAGCATAAAGGATTCGGCGCCGGCAGCATCGATTTGAACAACGTCTCTCCGGTCATCATTGACGAAGGCCGGGCATACATCGATATGGGGGCCATGCATGCGAAGAGCAAGGTGGAACGGGGGATCAAGTTCTCCCCGAACCGCGAGGACGTGCCGAACGGCCGCCGCTGCTGGATCGTGTGGGTGGCAGTCGATCGGACGGCGGAAGGAACCTCCTATGGCGGAGTCGCCGCCTGCGAGATGCTCATCGATTCCGAGGCAAGACGCGGCTGGAAGATTCTCGCCGACCATGTGAACAATATGGATTACGCGATGAAGCGCCGCATCCTCGTGGACGGACTCGACGCCGAAGAGAAGGCGGCGCTGCGCGAGCTGCTGATGACGCATAATGCGGAATGGTGGGAGCGTTCATCGGAGGAATTGAAGTCGAAGCTGGCATAG
- a CDS encoding CynX/NimT family MFS transporter encodes MRPALQAEQPVPSNKTLVTLLVGILLVGANMRAAIASVGPLIGFIRDDTGLSNGAVGWLTTIPLIGFAVLSPFAPALARRYGIERTLVATLALMTIGIGLRAFDSIPLLFVGTAGVGIGIAVCNVLLPSIVKQNFINRVGFMTGLYSMTMSIFASIASGISVPLSQGAGWGWRNTLLMWAALSLLGLVVWLPMARAAKARSGGRAKRTAAGKAANVWKSGLAWQVTLYMGFQSFNYYVSVAWLPEILLSHGWSPVNAGWMLSVMQLTGIPFNFLVPAIAERLKDQRLVAAAGALIGMAGYAGLLIDNPAIATVSVILMGIGQSICISLALTFIALRAKNAAQAAALSGMAQSMGYALAALGPICLGALHDVTAAWTWPIVTLLATSSIMVVAGLGAGRNRHIG; translated from the coding sequence TTGAGACCCGCACTGCAGGCAGAACAACCGGTTCCGTCAAATAAAACATTAGTGACGCTCTTAGTAGGGATTTTACTGGTAGGCGCGAACATGCGCGCGGCCATTGCTTCGGTGGGACCCCTCATCGGCTTCATTCGCGATGATACCGGCTTGTCGAACGGGGCCGTCGGCTGGCTTACGACGATACCGCTTATCGGCTTCGCCGTCCTGTCCCCATTCGCGCCGGCGCTGGCGCGCCGCTACGGGATCGAACGCACGCTGGTCGCGACGCTGGCGCTCATGACGATCGGGATCGGGCTTCGCGCCTTCGATTCGATTCCGCTGCTGTTCGTCGGCACCGCCGGCGTCGGCATCGGAATCGCCGTATGCAACGTCCTGCTGCCGAGCATCGTGAAGCAGAACTTCATCAACCGGGTCGGCTTCATGACGGGCCTGTACAGCATGACGATGAGCATCTTCGCCTCGATCGCATCGGGCATCAGCGTCCCGCTGTCTCAAGGCGCGGGCTGGGGATGGCGGAACACGCTCCTGATGTGGGCGGCGCTGTCGCTGCTCGGCCTCGTAGTCTGGCTGCCGATGGCCCGAGCCGCCAAGGCGCGGAGCGGAGGCAGGGCGAAGCGAACGGCCGCCGGCAAGGCCGCGAATGTATGGAAGTCCGGGCTAGCCTGGCAGGTTACGCTCTATATGGGCTTTCAGTCCTTCAATTATTATGTGTCCGTCGCCTGGCTGCCGGAGATTCTGCTCAGTCACGGCTGGTCTCCCGTCAATGCCGGCTGGATGCTCTCGGTCATGCAGCTGACCGGCATTCCGTTCAACTTCCTGGTTCCGGCGATCGCGGAACGGCTGAAGGACCAACGGCTCGTGGCCGCGGCCGGCGCGCTTATCGGCATGGCCGGGTACGCCGGCCTGCTGATCGATAACCCCGCTATCGCGACCGTGTCGGTCATCTTGATGGGGATCGGGCAGAGCATCTGCATCAGCCTGGCGCTGACCTTCATCGCGCTTCGCGCCAAAAATGCGGCGCAAGCGGCGGCGCTGTCCGGCATGGCGCAATCGATGGGCTATGCGTTGGCGGCGCTCGGCCCGATATGCCTCGGGGCGCTGCATGATGTGACAGCGGCCTGGACATGGCCGATCGTCACCTTGCTCGCGACATCCTCCATCATGGTCGTCGCCGGGCTGGGAGCGGGGCGGAACCGGCATATCGGCTAA
- a CDS encoding M1 family metallopeptidase: MTRRKNYRPLLWIAALLIISSVLYVRFWPSESVPSLGTGMPKNIAMEPVTPQNIESPAAEVLSERIVEYHINVRLDESAHLLQGAQTVTWLNPGRKTVNELYFHLYPNAFESPDTTFMRESGGRLREDAMPADGYGGISLTELETTDGMSLMNRIEYVQPDDGNAKDKTLMKIRLPQPVKSYERITLSMKFEVKLPKVFARMGYAEDFVMAGQWFPKLAAYEKTGVRGRSEEGWNLHQYHGNSEFYANYGIYSVKIQVPDTYTVAATGFPTKTPVLGNGRKTYQFYADDVHDFAWAASPNFIYAEEPFSSPNVPGVRIKLYLDPKHENLKERYLYAAKAALSNFSEWYGSYPYSTLSIVVPPKEANGAGGMEYPTLVTAFGAEDDSPGYNLERTVVHEIGHQYFYGLLASNEFEEAWLDEGFTSYAEDKLMEHEFGVTPNLAVEGSYMTDPAPLKLAAWEYKSHRHYAENVYMRSKLVLLAIEKQVGEKTMRRIMRTYTQKYRFKHPTTGDFQRVVEEVTKRKWTDFFNQYIYGNQMADFAVEGIDTRVIDSGGHPRYEATVHIVKKGADYPSVPIVFHFADGKTTRKVWNGDGERMQYRISHTAPLDWVMIDPLYTIVVENQHINNYMKAHVEEPVRTRVNLSIVKLLEMISSAVGW; the protein is encoded by the coding sequence ATGACCCGACGCAAAAATTATCGCCCACTTCTCTGGATCGCCGCACTTCTCATCATAAGCTCCGTCTTGTATGTCCGCTTCTGGCCATCTGAGTCGGTCCCTTCCCTCGGTACGGGCATGCCGAAGAACATCGCTATGGAGCCCGTTACTCCACAGAACATCGAGTCTCCGGCGGCAGAAGTGCTCAGTGAACGTATCGTTGAATATCATATCAATGTCAGATTGGACGAGTCCGCTCATCTGCTCCAGGGCGCCCAGACCGTAACTTGGCTCAACCCGGGCAGAAAAACGGTGAACGAGCTCTACTTCCATCTGTATCCGAATGCATTCGAGTCCCCGGATACGACCTTCATGCGGGAGTCGGGGGGCAGGCTGCGGGAAGACGCCATGCCGGCCGACGGATACGGCGGAATAAGCCTGACGGAGCTGGAGACGACCGATGGCATGTCCTTGATGAACCGGATTGAATATGTCCAACCCGATGACGGCAATGCAAAGGACAAGACGCTTATGAAAATTCGGCTTCCTCAGCCGGTCAAGAGCTACGAAAGAATTACGCTCTCCATGAAATTCGAAGTAAAGCTGCCCAAAGTATTCGCCCGCATGGGCTACGCGGAGGATTTCGTCATGGCCGGGCAATGGTTTCCCAAGCTGGCAGCGTATGAGAAGACCGGGGTAAGGGGCCGCTCGGAAGAAGGCTGGAATCTGCACCAATATCACGGCAACTCGGAGTTTTACGCCAATTACGGCATTTACAGCGTCAAAATTCAGGTTCCCGACACGTATACCGTCGCGGCGACGGGCTTCCCTACGAAGACGCCGGTGCTGGGGAACGGCCGCAAGACGTATCAGTTCTATGCAGATGATGTCCATGACTTCGCGTGGGCCGCGTCACCGAATTTCATCTATGCAGAGGAGCCGTTCTCCTCGCCGAATGTGCCGGGGGTGCGCATCAAGCTCTATCTCGATCCGAAGCATGAGAATTTGAAGGAACGATATTTGTATGCGGCGAAGGCCGCGCTCTCCAACTTCAGTGAATGGTACGGCTCATATCCTTATTCGACCCTGTCTATTGTCGTGCCGCCCAAGGAGGCCAACGGCGCAGGCGGCATGGAATATCCCACGCTTGTGACTGCCTTCGGAGCGGAAGACGACAGTCCTGGCTATAATCTGGAACGAACTGTCGTTCATGAGATCGGCCACCAATATTTCTACGGGCTGCTCGCCTCCAATGAATTCGAGGAAGCGTGGCTGGACGAGGGCTTCACATCCTATGCCGAAGACAAGCTGATGGAGCATGAATTCGGGGTTACGCCGAATCTGGCCGTGGAAGGGAGCTATATGACGGACCCGGCTCCGCTCAAGCTGGCGGCGTGGGAATACAAGAGCCATAGACATTATGCCGAAAATGTGTACATGCGTTCCAAGCTGGTCCTCCTCGCCATCGAGAAGCAGGTCGGCGAAAAGACGATGCGCCGCATCATGCGGACGTATACCCAGAAGTACCGCTTCAAGCATCCGACGACGGGAGACTTCCAACGTGTCGTCGAGGAGGTTACCAAGCGGAAGTGGACCGACTTTTTCAATCAATATATTTACGGGAACCAGATGGCGGACTTCGCTGTCGAGGGGATCGATACCCGCGTCATAGACAGCGGGGGGCACCCCCGCTACGAGGCCACGGTTCACATCGTGAAGAAGGGCGCCGATTATCCGAGCGTGCCGATTGTTTTTCACTTCGCAGACGGCAAGACCACCCGTAAAGTCTGGAACGGAGACGGCGAACGGATGCAGTACCGGATCAGCCATACGGCGCCGCTGGACTGGGTCATGATTGACCCGCTCTATACGATCGTTGTAGAGAATCAGCACATCAATAATTATATGAAGGCGCATGTGGAGGAGCCTGTCCGCACCCGCGTCAATCTGTCCATCGTCAAATTGCTTGAAATGATCTCGAGCGCAGTGGGGTGGTGA
- a CDS encoding C40 family peptidase: MKKKLVTAALGLGLLFSFSASSAFAATKMDSTIDDLLGISYMYGGTTTSGFDCSGFTKYVFDKFNIDLPRSSSSQFEVGEKVSKSDLRPGDLVFFDTSGGNGVSHVGIYVGDGKFAHASTNKGTRIDELSMDYYEKRYVGARRVMSEKEYTAYATEE, translated from the coding sequence TTGAAGAAGAAGCTGGTAACTGCTGCATTGGGGCTTGGCCTCCTGTTCTCTTTCAGCGCAAGCAGCGCATTTGCAGCCACGAAGATGGATTCGACGATTGACGATTTGCTAGGTATTTCTTACATGTATGGCGGAACGACAACGAGTGGCTTCGACTGTTCTGGCTTCACGAAGTACGTATTCGACAAATTCAACATTGATCTGCCACGCTCGTCTTCTTCCCAATTCGAAGTTGGCGAGAAGGTTAGCAAAAGCGATCTTCGCCCTGGCGACCTGGTGTTTTTTGATACTAGCGGCGGCAATGGCGTATCGCATGTCGGCATCTATGTCGGAGACGGCAAGTTCGCCCATGCTTCGACGAACAAAGGCACGCGTATTGATGAACTGAGCATGGATTACTATGAAAAGCGTTATGTTGGTGCCCGCCGCGTCATGAGCGAGAAGGAATACACCGCCTACGCTACGGAAGAGTAA
- a CDS encoding transglycosylase domain-containing protein has product MDRRRASTKKRKRLRLMLIGSGAAFVMGLGVAASVLGYLYVSDLPVTATEQASRILDGQGQLLTTLSPGQKQQVYVPLKNIAEDLVHATLATEDRQFYHHPGIDVKGVARAVLVNLENMSTRQGASTLTQQLARNLYLSHERTWKRKVKEALYALQLEMKYTKDEILEMYLNQIYYGHGAYGIEAAAQLYFDKPARDLTLAESAMLAGIPRGPVYYSPFLQMKNAKDRQKTVLNGMVETGYISQEEADQAFHELLTFRPQTERPDTLVAPYFRDYVRRELTDLGIPEVAVDGGGLIVYTTLDARAQQAAEEAVANRIPAEGELQAALIAIDPRNGYIKAMVGGKNYRLNQYNRVFADTRQPGSAFKPIVYLAALEEKAITAATHFVSEPTAFPYDEGRQVYRPSNYGGKYHGDIDLRQAIAASDNIYAVHTLMQIGPDKVISLARRLGIDGAMKPLPSLALGTYPVSPFDMAAAYGVFSNEGKRVIPRAILKVTDQTGRVLYEAPPVEEEQVVNPADAYVLTSLMESVFEAGGTGNRVSPVIKRPVAGKTGTTDADAWIVGYTPELSTAVWVGYDRGKNISLTESHKAAPIFAEFMEKALHSVPPKIFTVPNDVVSLYIDPDSGQLAGEDCPGKRLETFVKGTEPTEWCGLHGAAKPEPGPEKPIEKQPEKRSWWQHFKRWWTG; this is encoded by the coding sequence ATGGATCGACGCCGTGCATCAACCAAGAAGCGCAAGCGGCTCCGCTTGATGCTGATCGGGTCCGGCGCCGCCTTCGTCATGGGGCTCGGCGTGGCTGCCTCCGTGCTCGGTTACCTCTATGTCAGCGATCTGCCTGTCACCGCGACGGAGCAGGCCTCCCGGATTTTGGACGGCCAAGGCCAGCTGCTGACGACGCTGTCTCCGGGCCAGAAGCAGCAGGTGTATGTCCCCTTGAAAAATATCGCCGAGGATCTGGTGCACGCGACGCTGGCTACGGAGGATCGGCAGTTCTATCATCATCCCGGGATCGACGTCAAAGGCGTGGCACGGGCCGTGCTGGTCAATCTGGAGAACATGTCGACCCGGCAAGGAGCCAGTACGTTGACCCAACAGCTGGCGCGCAATCTGTATTTGAGCCATGAACGGACATGGAAGCGGAAGGTGAAGGAAGCGCTGTACGCTCTCCAGCTGGAGATGAAGTACACCAAGGACGAGATTCTCGAGATGTATCTCAATCAAATCTATTACGGGCACGGCGCCTATGGGATTGAAGCGGCGGCTCAGCTCTATTTCGACAAACCGGCCCGCGATCTGACCTTGGCCGAGAGCGCCATGCTGGCAGGCATTCCGCGCGGACCTGTCTATTATTCCCCCTTCCTGCAGATGAAAAATGCGAAGGATCGGCAAAAAACCGTGCTGAACGGCATGGTTGAGACCGGATATATCTCGCAGGAGGAGGCCGACCAAGCCTTCCACGAGCTGCTGACCTTCCGGCCGCAGACGGAACGCCCGGATACGCTCGTGGCCCCCTATTTCCGCGATTATGTGCGGCGGGAGCTGACCGATCTGGGCATCCCGGAAGTCGCGGTCGACGGAGGCGGCCTGATCGTCTATACAACGCTTGACGCCCGGGCGCAGCAGGCCGCCGAGGAAGCGGTGGCGAACCGGATTCCGGCGGAAGGAGAGCTGCAAGCCGCCCTTATCGCCATCGATCCGCGCAACGGGTATATCAAGGCGATGGTCGGCGGCAAAAACTACCGCCTCAATCAGTACAACCGCGTCTTCGCCGACACGCGCCAGCCGGGCTCGGCCTTCAAGCCGATTGTATATCTGGCCGCCCTGGAGGAGAAGGCGATCACGGCGGCGACCCACTTCGTGAGCGAGCCGACGGCTTTCCCTTATGATGAGGGGCGGCAGGTGTACCGGCCAAGCAACTATGGCGGCAAATATCATGGCGACATCGATCTCCGCCAGGCGATTGCCGCCTCCGACAACATCTATGCGGTGCATACGCTGATGCAGATCGGCCCGGACAAGGTCATCTCGCTGGCCCGGCGGCTCGGCATCGACGGCGCGATGAAGCCGCTCCCGTCCTTGGCGCTCGGCACCTATCCGGTCAGTCCGTTCGACATGGCCGCCGCTTACGGCGTCTTCAGCAATGAGGGCAAGCGGGTCATCCCGCGCGCGATCCTGAAGGTTACGGATCAGACGGGGCGAGTCTTATATGAAGCGCCGCCGGTGGAGGAAGAGCAGGTCGTGAACCCGGCGGATGCTTATGTGCTCACCAGTCTGATGGAGAGCGTCTTCGAGGCGGGCGGGACCGGCAACCGCGTCTCGCCGGTCATCAAGCGGCCCGTAGCCGGGAAGACGGGCACGACCGATGCCGACGCCTGGATCGTCGGCTACACCCCCGAGCTGTCGACCGCCGTGTGGGTGGGCTACGACCGGGGCAAGAACATCTCGCTGACCGAATCGCACAAGGCCGCTCCGATCTTCGCCGAGTTCATGGAGAAGGCGCTGCACAGCGTGCCGCCCAAAATTTTCACGGTGCCGAATGATGTGGTCAGCCTCTATATTGATCCGGATTCCGGGCAGCTGGCCGGAGAGGATTGTCCAGGCAAGCGGCTGGAGACGTTCGTCAAGGGAACCGAACCGACAGAATGGTGCGGCCTGCATGGAGCGGCGAAGCCGGAACCGGGGCCGGAGAAGCCGATCGAGAAGCAGCCGGAGAAGCGCTCGTGGTGGCAGCACTTCAAGCGCTGGTGGACCGGATAA
- a CDS encoding serine protease produces MKRTPAVAAWTTLMLLLLASPVAAEAGSANEAAPWQPSGQVVSDTAQPKNAADKGSSVQADDTDKELEQIKTQMQELRQQMKSLHEKKIQLLAKKHGIATEGKTSKQIRQELREKLGKEGRLFHEKHRNMERHGE; encoded by the coding sequence ATGAAGCGGACACCAGCCGTGGCAGCCTGGACGACTCTCATGCTTCTGCTGCTCGCCTCCCCGGTCGCGGCAGAAGCGGGCAGCGCCAATGAAGCGGCCCCGTGGCAGCCTTCCGGACAGGTCGTATCGGATACCGCGCAGCCGAAGAATGCGGCGGATAAAGGCAGTTCCGTTCAAGCGGACGATACGGACAAGGAATTGGAGCAGATTAAGACGCAGATGCAAGAATTGCGGCAGCAGATGAAATCGCTGCACGAGAAAAAAATACAGCTGCTTGCGAAGAAGCATGGCATTGCGACGGAAGGGAAGACCAGCAAGCAGATTCGACAAGAGTTGAGGGAAAAGCTGGGCAAAGAAGGAAGACTGTTCCACGAGAAACATCGCAATATGGAACGTCATGGCGAATAA
- a CDS encoding FadR/GntR family transcriptional regulator, which produces MELRPVKRQTLVEQVIEQIEHLIQSDSWPLGSRIPPEPELMQVFKVSRNSIREAVKSLIHVGVLEARQGDGTYVCSKSSLNAILHHQLMKADIREAAEVRFCLEREIARLAAERRTDADLEAMRRWLGLMSESFRIGDDDAYVRHDYQFHLSLAAATHNQLLVNLYSSIADAVRQSVDLFLQRSPQREEMACFHEELVDAIERQDGNAAQRIVRQLLELNFEVVE; this is translated from the coding sequence GTGGAGCTTCGTCCGGTAAAGAGACAAACGCTAGTCGAGCAGGTCATCGAACAGATCGAGCATCTGATTCAATCCGATTCGTGGCCGTTGGGGAGCCGCATTCCCCCTGAACCCGAGCTGATGCAAGTTTTCAAAGTAAGCCGCAACAGCATTCGGGAAGCGGTGAAGTCGCTGATTCATGTCGGGGTGCTGGAGGCGCGGCAGGGCGACGGAACGTATGTCTGCTCCAAGAGCAGCTTGAATGCGATCCTGCATCATCAATTAATGAAGGCGGATATAAGGGAGGCGGCCGAGGTCCGCTTCTGTCTGGAACGGGAGATTGCGCGGCTGGCTGCGGAGCGGCGCACGGATGCGGATCTGGAAGCGATGCGCCGCTGGCTCGGCCTGATGAGCGAATCGTTCCGCATCGGGGATGATGACGCCTATGTCCGCCATGACTACCAGTTTCACCTGTCCTTGGCGGCGGCGACGCATAACCAGCTGCTGGTTAACCTGTACAGCAGCATTGCGGATGCGGTGCGTCAATCGGTGGATCTGTTCCTCCAGCGCAGCCCGCAGCGGGAGGAGATGGCCTGCTTCCACGAGGAGCTGGTCGACGCGATCGAGCGGCAGGACGGGAATGCGGCGCAGCGGATCGTACGCCAATTGCTGGAGCTCAACTTCGAAGTTGTCGAATGA
- the speB gene encoding agmatinase, giving the protein MKLDQKYSGNVFIYSSEDYESAKAVIYGMPMDYTVSFRPGSRFGPARIREASIGLEEYSPYLDKSIEELNYFDAGDLLLPFGNAGKSLDIIGEFVSKLLADGKFPVGLGGEHLVSWPVIQEVHKKYPDLAIIHIDAHADLRDQYEGEPLSHSTPIRKAAELMGGKNIYQFGIRSGSREEWAYARENINFHPFDVAAPLKSVLPELAGRPVYVTIDIDVLDPSCAPGTGTAEAGGITSKELLEAVHLIARSEANVVGCDLVEVAPIYDPTEQTPITASKIIREMLLGFVK; this is encoded by the coding sequence ATGAAATTGGATCAAAAATATTCGGGGAACGTGTTCATCTACAGTTCGGAAGACTATGAGAGCGCCAAGGCGGTCATTTACGGCATGCCGATGGATTATACGGTATCGTTCCGTCCGGGCTCGCGGTTCGGCCCGGCCCGGATCCGCGAGGCTTCGATCGGGCTGGAGGAGTACAGTCCTTATCTCGATAAGAGCATTGAGGAGCTGAATTATTTCGATGCCGGGGATCTGCTGCTGCCGTTCGGCAACGCGGGGAAGAGCCTGGACATCATCGGAGAATTCGTAAGCAAGCTGCTTGCCGACGGCAAGTTCCCGGTCGGCTTGGGCGGCGAGCATCTCGTCTCCTGGCCGGTTATCCAGGAAGTGCACAAGAAGTATCCGGATCTGGCGATCATCCATATCGATGCGCATGCCGACCTGCGCGATCAGTATGAAGGCGAGCCGCTGTCGCACTCGACGCCGATCCGCAAGGCGGCGGAATTGATGGGCGGCAAGAACATCTATCAATTCGGCATCCGCTCCGGCTCCCGCGAGGAGTGGGCGTATGCCCGCGAGAACATCAACTTCCACCCGTTCGATGTGGCTGCGCCGCTGAAGAGTGTGCTGCCCGAGCTGGCAGGACGTCCGGTCTACGTCACGATCGATATCGATGTGCTCGATCCGAGCTGCGCGCCGGGCACCGGCACGGCCGAAGCCGGCGGAATCACATCCAAGGAGCTGCTCGAAGCGGTGCACCTCATCGCCCGTTCCGAGGCGAATGTCGTCGGCTGCGATCTCGTGGAAGTCGCGCCGATCTATGACCCGACCGAGCAGACGCCGATTACGGCCAGCAAGATTATCCGCGAGATGCTGCTTGGCTTCGTGAAGTAG
- a CDS encoding carbamoyl transferase, translating to MKAYISHGLSWVKEHIYIAVILFLYQLLWGFFVYRFVDGAVLPVLQRYPDPAPTEMTARLFLAESQFHLMKTNDYMPFLWTLAAFIFIRLLLTPFIRAGVFYSMARQSGSGLAFFEGIKSIWKPMLLLYWIETLLIALPAYWFIPHAMRQFADRPTLAAVMTGIVPYAALWLLGAWVVRQLFLSMQFGAASEISILHALVQGIRRIAPLLGLSAIFAGMALLSGLLFTAAAMFWTGLTALILQQAFPAVRTLLQLWGLSSRYSVWQQSGTEEK from the coding sequence ATGAAAGCCTATATAAGCCATGGTCTATCCTGGGTGAAGGAGCATATCTATATCGCAGTCATTCTCTTCTTATATCAATTACTATGGGGCTTCTTCGTCTATCGCTTCGTTGACGGCGCGGTGCTCCCCGTCCTGCAGCGTTATCCCGACCCCGCGCCGACCGAGATGACGGCACGGCTGTTCCTGGCAGAGAGCCAGTTCCATCTGATGAAGACGAACGACTACATGCCCTTTCTATGGACGTTGGCCGCCTTTATCTTCATCCGTCTGCTGCTGACGCCCTTCATCCGGGCCGGCGTATTCTATTCCATGGCACGGCAATCCGGGTCGGGACTCGCTTTTTTTGAAGGAATCAAATCGATCTGGAAGCCGATGCTGCTCCTCTACTGGATTGAGACCTTGCTTATCGCGCTTCCTGCCTACTGGTTCATCCCGCATGCCATGCGTCAGTTCGCGGACCGTCCGACGCTGGCGGCCGTGATGACCGGGATCGTGCCTTACGCCGCCTTGTGGCTTCTCGGCGCGTGGGTTGTCCGCCAGTTGTTCCTGTCAATGCAGTTCGGGGCCGCCTCGGAGATCTCCATCCTGCATGCCCTCGTTCAAGGAATTCGTCGCATCGCTCCGCTGCTGGGCTTGTCCGCCATATTCGCCGGCATGGCCCTGCTGTCCGGTCTTCTGTTCACCGCGGCGGCCATGTTCTGGACAGGGCTGACGGCGCTGATTCTGCAGCAGGCGTTCCCTGCCGTCCGCACGCTGCTCCAGCTATGGGGATTATCCTCCCGTTATTCGGTATGGCAGCAATCGGGAACGGAAGAGAAATAA
- the speE gene encoding polyamine aminopropyltransferase: MELWFTEKQTESFGITAKIRETYVNEQTPFQHLTMLETEEFGRMLVLDGMVMTTVKDEFVYHEMVAHPALVTHPNPRKVLVVGGGDGGVMREIMKHPSVEKAVLVDIDGKVIEYSKKYLPEIACELDNPRVEVQVNDGYMHILNSKNEYDVIMVDSTEPVGPAAPLFERGFYQGIYDALKEDGLFVAQTDNPWFKADLIQKVNRDVKEIFPIVRVYAANIPTYPSGMWTFTMGSKKHDPLKVEEAGIPEMATKYYSPRLHHAAFVLPKFVEDLCK, translated from the coding sequence ATGGAATTGTGGTTTACAGAGAAGCAGACGGAGAGCTTTGGCATTACGGCGAAGATCCGCGAGACCTATGTGAATGAACAGACGCCGTTTCAGCATTTGACCATGCTGGAGACCGAAGAATTCGGACGAATGCTCGTATTGGACGGCATGGTTATGACTACGGTGAAGGATGAATTCGTCTATCATGAGATGGTGGCGCACCCGGCACTCGTAACGCATCCGAATCCGAGGAAAGTGCTTGTCGTCGGCGGAGGAGACGGCGGAGTGATGCGCGAGATTATGAAGCATCCTTCGGTCGAAAAGGCCGTTCTCGTCGACATCGACGGCAAAGTCATCGAATATTCGAAAAAATATCTTCCGGAAATCGCCTGCGAGCTCGACAACCCGCGGGTTGAAGTGCAGGTGAATGACGGATATATGCATATATTGAACAGCAAGAACGAGTACGACGTCATTATGGTCGACTCGACCGAGCCGGTTGGCCCGGCAGCTCCATTATTCGAGCGCGGCTTCTACCAAGGCATCTACGATGCGCTGAAGGAAGACGGCCTGTTCGTCGCGCAGACGGACAATCCTTGGTTCAAGGCAGATCTGATTCAGAAGGTGAACCGCGACGTGAAGGAGATCTTCCCGATTGTCCGCGTCTACGCCGCGAACATTCCGACCTATCCGAGCGGCATGTGGACGTTCACGATGGGCAGCAAGAAGCATGATCCGCTGAAGGTGGAGGAAGCGGGCATTCCGGAGATGGCGACGAAGTACTACTCGCCGCGTCTGCATCACGCCGCCTTCGTATTGCCGAAATTCGTCGAGGATCTCTGCAAGTAA